In Phycisphaerae bacterium, one genomic interval encodes:
- a CDS encoding hydrogenase small subunit codes for MTIGRRDFLKLAAAAVAAGRLAPAALAKLAAALAQRDAPRVIWLQGAGCDGCAVSFLNSVHFATANDLLANTLNVQFQNNVMAAAGDLAVSAAQAAGAQPGYILIVEGAIPTGAAGKYCLLWPGMTMAAGVQTFAANAAYIVALGSCAAFGGASSGAPNPTQAKGVGQFLGSDPRLINIPGCPAHPDWLVGTLVYLMTNGRVPPLDAHRRPLEYFGKRIHDNCFKRHKLCGTTHFAQELGEEGCMEHLGCKGKKTYSDCPLRKWNSGGAGQYGVNWCVGAHSPCLGCVQPNFPDGMSPFYVFSPTPRHQEELGETEEASPPPPPRAGGQRRRRVLRTTDPGRSA; via the coding sequence ATGACGATCGGTCGCCGTGATTTTCTGAAGCTGGCCGCGGCCGCGGTGGCCGCGGGCCGCCTCGCGCCCGCCGCCCTTGCGAAGCTGGCGGCGGCGCTCGCGCAGCGGGACGCGCCGCGTGTCATCTGGCTGCAAGGGGCCGGGTGTGATGGCTGCGCGGTCTCGTTCCTGAACAGCGTCCACTTCGCGACCGCGAACGATCTGCTGGCGAACACGCTGAACGTGCAGTTCCAGAACAATGTGATGGCCGCGGCCGGCGACCTGGCCGTCTCGGCCGCCCAGGCCGCGGGCGCCCAGCCCGGCTACATCCTCATCGTCGAGGGCGCGATTCCGACCGGCGCCGCCGGCAAGTACTGCCTGCTGTGGCCGGGCATGACGATGGCCGCGGGCGTGCAGACCTTTGCCGCCAACGCCGCCTACATCGTCGCGCTGGGCTCATGTGCCGCGTTTGGCGGAGCTTCATCCGGGGCGCCGAACCCCACGCAGGCGAAGGGCGTCGGGCAGTTCCTCGGCAGCGACCCGCGCCTGATCAACATCCCCGGCTGCCCCGCGCACCCGGACTGGCTCGTGGGCACGCTGGTGTATCTCATGACCAACGGCCGCGTGCCACCCCTCGACGCACACCGCCGCCCCCTCGAGTACTTCGGCAAGCGCATCCACGACAACTGCTTCAAGCGGCACAAGCTCTGCGGCACCACGCATTTCGCCCAGGAGCTCGGCGAGGAAGGTTGCATGGAGCACCTCGGCTGCAAGGGCAAGAAGACCTACTCCGACTGCCCCCTGCGCAAATGGAACAGCGGCGGGGCGGGTCAGTACGGCGTGAACTGGTGCGTCGGCGCGCATAGCCCCTGCCTCGGTTGCGTGCAGCCGAATTTTCCCGATGGCATGTCGCCATTCTACGTCTTCTCGCCGACGCCCAGGCACCAGGAAGAGCTCGGTGAGACGGAAGAAGCCAGCCCGCCGCCCCCGCCGCGTGCCGGCGGACAGCGCCGGCGCCGGGTGCTGCGCACGACAGATCCGGGCAGGAGTGCCTAG